The following are from one region of the Cryptococcus deuterogattii R265 chromosome 8, complete sequence genome:
- a CDS encoding uncharacterized protein (genome sequence mistake), with protein MSAFMRGGKDGAVGRAWDGLGMNVILKIGGSGLIPYGLAPDKPSKWTDLVVIRQAKRIQKNGEKATSSSVNDL; from the exons ATGTCAGCATTTATGAGgggtggaaaagatggagcaGTGGGGAGAGCTTGGGATGGCTTGGGGATGAATGTCATCTTGAAGATTGGTGG CTCCGGCTTAATTCCATACGGCCTCGCACCTGATAAGCCTAGCAAATGGACAGATCTTGTTGTCATCCGGCAAGCCAAACGGATCCAGAAAAATGGGGAGAAAGCGACCTCATCTTCCGTAAACGACCTCTAA